In Methylomonas sp. MK1, the following are encoded in one genomic region:
- the tnpB gene encoding IS66 family insertion sequence element accessory protein TnpB (TnpB, as the term is used for proteins encoded by IS66 family insertion elements, is considered an accessory protein, since TnpC, encoded by a neighboring gene, is a DDE family transposase.), which translates to MFRFDPGLKVYLHREPVDGRKAINGLALLVEQGLSLNPFESAVFVFSNRRRDRIKLLAWDRNGFWLMIKRLEADRFRWPKQEALMVLSVEQLHWLLEGIDLAAMRPHPARSYSQIS; encoded by the coding sequence ATGTTCCGCTTCGACCCGGGGTTAAAGGTTTATCTGCACCGTGAGCCGGTGGACGGCCGTAAAGCAATCAATGGTCTGGCGCTGCTGGTCGAACAGGGACTCAGCCTCAACCCGTTTGAGTCGGCGGTGTTTGTGTTTAGCAATCGCCGCCGTGATCGGATCAAGTTACTGGCCTGGGATCGCAACGGCTTCTGGTTAATGATTAAACGCCTGGAGGCTGACCGGTTCCGTTGGCCGAAGCAGGAGGCGCTGATGGTGCTGAGCGTGGAACAACTCCATTGGCTATTAGAGGGCATTGATCTGGCCGCCATGCGCCCACATCCCGCCCGAAGCTACAGCCAA
- a CDS encoding DUF1993 domain-containing protein, whose amino-acid sequence MYYQILSQCIHSLTQIEAWLDKAEQYATDKKFDVNILMHSRLAPDMKDFIYQVTSACDYVKAGSARLTGQTPPKHEDTEQTIEEARDRIKKTITFAESVKEVQFEGAGEHMITVSWQPGKLIRGEDYLLQIIIPNFFFHLTTAYNILRHNGVEIGKMDYLGSMNFVEITR is encoded by the coding sequence ATGTACTATCAGATACTTTCACAATGTATTCATAGCCTTACACAAATAGAGGCATGGCTTGATAAAGCTGAGCAATATGCAACGGATAAGAAATTCGATGTGAATATACTCATGCACAGCCGCCTCGCGCCTGACATGAAAGATTTCATCTATCAGGTCACTAGCGCGTGCGATTATGTTAAAGCAGGTTCGGCTCGGCTAACTGGCCAAACGCCGCCGAAGCATGAGGACACTGAACAAACGATTGAAGAAGCTCGTGATCGTATCAAGAAAACCATCACCTTTGCAGAAAGCGTAAAAGAAGTGCAATTTGAGGGAGCTGGCGAACACATGATTACGGTTTCGTGGCAACCTGGCAAGCTTATTAGAGGAGAAGATTATCTTCTTCAAATTATCATTCCGAATTTCTTTTTTCATTTGACAACCGCCTACAATATTCTTCGCCACAATGGCGTTGAAATCGGCAAAATGGACTATTTGGGCAGTATGAATTTTGTTGAGATTACTCGTTAA
- a CDS encoding DNA-3-methyladenine glycosylase family protein: MNELYPYKYPFDWIETLEFLKARSIKGVELVTDECYLRTVRIGKHIGWIKVSHVPETHSLKMEYSPSLLPALPALQDRLHKLFDLAADPDLINAHLIKHKLLKTSIAKHPGLRVLGAFDEFEMAIRTILSQQITVKAATAIFYRFTNAFGKNIITPFPELSRLTVQAETVARATVDAIAELGIVSARAKCIIVMAQAFVSEGFLLEPRLKPETAIEKLVKLPGIGPWTAHNIAMRGLNWSDAFPKEDIAVRNVLGGVTAQEAEELSQLWRPYRSYAVIHLWKMSSENHTNKLKC, from the coding sequence ATGAACGAGCTATATCCTTATAAGTACCCGTTTGATTGGATAGAAACATTGGAGTTCTTGAAAGCTCGGTCAATTAAAGGAGTGGAGTTGGTTACGGACGAATGTTATTTGCGCACTGTGCGAATCGGCAAGCATATTGGATGGATCAAGGTATCTCATGTGCCAGAGACGCATTCGCTAAAGATGGAATATTCGCCGTCTTTATTGCCGGCGCTGCCAGCATTGCAGGATCGTTTACACAAGCTGTTTGATCTTGCGGCAGATCCCGATCTAATCAATGCGCATCTCATAAAACATAAGTTGCTCAAAACCAGCATAGCAAAACATCCCGGCCTGCGCGTTCTTGGCGCATTTGACGAATTTGAAATGGCGATTCGTACCATACTTAGTCAGCAGATCACTGTGAAAGCCGCCACTGCCATTTTCTATCGATTTACGAATGCTTTTGGCAAAAATATTATCACGCCATTTCCCGAACTCTCTCGACTAACCGTACAGGCAGAAACGGTCGCCAGGGCAACGGTGGACGCTATTGCTGAGCTCGGTATTGTGAGTGCACGCGCCAAATGTATTATTGTGATGGCTCAAGCCTTTGTTTCGGAAGGATTCCTTCTTGAGCCGAGATTAAAGCCAGAAACAGCAATTGAAAAGCTGGTTAAGCTACCGGGGATCGGGCCGTGGACGGCTCACAATATCGCTATGCGAGGCCTAAACTGGTCGGATGCCTTTCCGAAGGAAGATATCGCCGTGCGCAATGTTTTGGGCGGCGTGACTGCTCAAGAGGCAGAAGAGTTATCACAGTTATGGCGGCCATATCGCAGCTATGCGGTGATACATCTTTGGAAAATGTCATCTGAAAATCACACTAACAAATTGAAATGCTAA
- a CDS encoding transposase, which produces MLETKSALSRRLVIGHRCDGRCRYDPIAKRELVQSCLQPGVSIARKALEHGINANLLRKWINHYQAAARDTQADELVPPLPAFVPVLTPVIKSQTCEAMLSITLVNGVQMTLQAIDLAELSPLLNTLAHLPCSASTRG; this is translated from the coding sequence ATGCTAGAGACAAAGAGTGCGTTATCCAGGCGGTTAGTCATCGGTCACCGCTGTGATGGCCGATGCCGCTATGATCCGATCGCTAAACGAGAGCTGGTTCAGAGTTGCTTGCAGCCGGGTGTGTCGATTGCACGCAAAGCGCTGGAGCATGGCATCAATGCTAACCTACTACGAAAGTGGATCAATCACTATCAGGCCGCTGCGCGTGACACCCAAGCCGATGAGTTAGTGCCGCCACTACCGGCTTTTGTGCCGGTGCTGACACCGGTTATTAAGTCTCAGACGTGCGAAGCGATGCTGTCCATTACCCTAGTGAACGGTGTGCAGATGACGCTCCAGGCCATTGACCTGGCTGAGCTATCACCGCTATTAAACACCTTGGCCCACTTGCCATGTTCCGCTTCGACCCGGGGTTAA